The following proteins are co-located in the Pan troglodytes isolate AG18354 chromosome 5, NHGRI_mPanTro3-v2.0_pri, whole genome shotgun sequence genome:
- the IRF4 gene encoding interferon regulatory factor 4 isoform X2 yields the protein MNLEGGGRGGEFGMSAVSCGNGKLRQWLIDQIDSGKYPGLVWENEEKSIFRIPWKHAGKQDYNREEDAALFKAWALFKGKFREGIDKPDPPTWKTRLRCALNKSNDFEELVERSQLDISDPYKVYRIVPEGAKKGAKQLTLEDPQMSMSHPYTMTTPYPSLPAQVHNYMMPPLDRSWRDYVPDQPHPEIPYQCPVTFGPRGHHWQGPACENGCQVTGTFYACAPPESQAPGVPTEPSIRSAEALAFSDCRLHICLYYREILVKELTTSSPEGCRISHGHTYDASNLDQVLFPYPEDNGQRKNIEKLLSHLERGVVLWMAPDGLYAKRLCQSRIYWDGPLALCNDRPNKLERDQTCKLFDTQQFLSELQAFAHHGRSLPRFQVTLCFGEEFPDPQRQRKLITAHVEPLLARQLYYFAQQNSGHFLRGYDLPEHISNPEDYHRSIRHSSIQE from the exons ATGAACCTGGAGGGCGGCGGCCGAGGCGGAGAGTTCGGCATGAGCGCGGTGAGCTGCGGCAACGGGAAGCTCCGCCAGTGGCTGATCGACCAGATCGACAGCGGCAAGTACCCCGGGCTGGTGTGGGAGAACGAGGAGAAGAGCATCTTCCGCATCCCCTGGAAGCACGCGGGCAAGCAGGACTACAACCGCGAGGAGGACGCCGCGCTCTTCAAG GCTTGGGCACTGTTTAAAGGAAAGTTCCGAGAAGGCATCGACAAGCCGGACCCTCCCACCTGGAAGACGCGCCTGCGGTGCGCTTTGAACAAGAGCAATGACTTTGAGGAACTGGTTGAGCGGAGCCAGCTGGACATCTCAGACCCATACAAAGTGTACAGGATTGTTCCTGAGGGAGCCAAAAAAG GAGCCAAGCAGCTCACCCTGGAGGACCCGCAGATGTCCATGAGCCACCCCTACACCATGACAACGCCTTACCCTTCGCTCCCAGCCCAG GTTCACAACTACATGATGCCACCCCTCGACCGAAGCTGGAGGGACTACGTCCCGGATCAGCCACACCCGGAAATCCCGTACCAATGTCCCGTGACGTTTGGACCCCGCGGCCACCACTGGCAAGGCCCAGCTTGTGAAAATG GTTGCCAGGTGACAGGAACCTTTTATGCTTGTGCCCCACCTGAGTCCCAGGCTCCCGGAGTCCCCACAGAGCCAAGCATAAGGTCTGCCGAAGCCTTGGCGTTCTCAG ACTGCCGGCTGCACATCTGCCTGTACTACCGGGAAATCCTCGTGAAGGAGCTGACCACGTCCAGCCCCGAGGGCTGCCGGATCTCCCATGGACATACGTATGACGCCAGCAACCTGGACCAGGTCCTGTTCCCCTACCCAGAGGACAATGGCCAGAGGAAAAACATTGAGAAGCTGCTGAGCCACCTGGAGAGGGGCGTGGTCCTCTGGATGGCCCCCGACGGGCTCTATGCGAAAAGACTGTGCCAGAGCAGGATCTACTGGGACGGGCCCCTGGCGCTGTGCAACGACCGGCCCAACAAACTGGAGAGAGACCAGACCTGCAAGCTCTTTGACACACAGCAGTTCTTGTCAG AGCTGCAAGCGTTTGCTCACCACGGCCGCTCCCTGCCAAGATTCCAGGTGACTCTATGCTTTGGAGAGGAGTTTCCAGACCCTCAGAGGCAAAGAAAGCTCATCACAGCTCAT GTAGAACCTCTGCTAGCCAGACAACTATATTATTTTGCTCAACAAAACAGTGGACATTTCCTGAGGGGCTACGATTTACCAGAACACATCAGCAATCCAGAAGATTACCACAGATCTATCCGCCATTCCTCTATTCAAGAATGA
- the IRF4 gene encoding interferon regulatory factor 4 isoform X4 yields MNLEGGGRGGEFGMSAVSCGNGKLRQWLIDQIDSGKYPGLVWENEEKSIFRIPWKHAGKQDYNREEDAALFKAWALFKGKFREGIDKPDPPTWKTRLRCALNKSNDFEELVERSQLDISDPYKVYRIVPEGAKKGAKQLTLEDPQMSMSHPYTMTTPYPSLPAQVHNYMMPPLDRSWRDYVPDQPHPEIPYQCPVTFGPRGHHWQGPACENDCRLHICLYYREILVKELTTSSPEGCRISHGHTYDASNLDQVLFPYPEDNGQRKNIEKLLSHLERGVVLWMAPDGLYAKRLCQSRIYWDGPLALCNDRPNKLERDQTCKLFDTQQFLSELQAFAHHGRSLPRFQVTLCFGEEFPDPQRQRKLITAHVEPLLARQLYYFAQQNSGHFLRGYDLPEHISNPEDYHRSIRHSSIQE; encoded by the exons ATGAACCTGGAGGGCGGCGGCCGAGGCGGAGAGTTCGGCATGAGCGCGGTGAGCTGCGGCAACGGGAAGCTCCGCCAGTGGCTGATCGACCAGATCGACAGCGGCAAGTACCCCGGGCTGGTGTGGGAGAACGAGGAGAAGAGCATCTTCCGCATCCCCTGGAAGCACGCGGGCAAGCAGGACTACAACCGCGAGGAGGACGCCGCGCTCTTCAAG GCTTGGGCACTGTTTAAAGGAAAGTTCCGAGAAGGCATCGACAAGCCGGACCCTCCCACCTGGAAGACGCGCCTGCGGTGCGCTTTGAACAAGAGCAATGACTTTGAGGAACTGGTTGAGCGGAGCCAGCTGGACATCTCAGACCCATACAAAGTGTACAGGATTGTTCCTGAGGGAGCCAAAAAAG GAGCCAAGCAGCTCACCCTGGAGGACCCGCAGATGTCCATGAGCCACCCCTACACCATGACAACGCCTTACCCTTCGCTCCCAGCCCAG GTTCACAACTACATGATGCCACCCCTCGACCGAAGCTGGAGGGACTACGTCCCGGATCAGCCACACCCGGAAATCCCGTACCAATGTCCCGTGACGTTTGGACCCCGCGGCCACCACTGGCAAGGCCCAGCTTGTGAAAATG ACTGCCGGCTGCACATCTGCCTGTACTACCGGGAAATCCTCGTGAAGGAGCTGACCACGTCCAGCCCCGAGGGCTGCCGGATCTCCCATGGACATACGTATGACGCCAGCAACCTGGACCAGGTCCTGTTCCCCTACCCAGAGGACAATGGCCAGAGGAAAAACATTGAGAAGCTGCTGAGCCACCTGGAGAGGGGCGTGGTCCTCTGGATGGCCCCCGACGGGCTCTATGCGAAAAGACTGTGCCAGAGCAGGATCTACTGGGACGGGCCCCTGGCGCTGTGCAACGACCGGCCCAACAAACTGGAGAGAGACCAGACCTGCAAGCTCTTTGACACACAGCAGTTCTTGTCAG AGCTGCAAGCGTTTGCTCACCACGGCCGCTCCCTGCCAAGATTCCAGGTGACTCTATGCTTTGGAGAGGAGTTTCCAGACCCTCAGAGGCAAAGAAAGCTCATCACAGCTCAT GTAGAACCTCTGCTAGCCAGACAACTATATTATTTTGCTCAACAAAACAGTGGACATTTCCTGAGGGGCTACGATTTACCAGAACACATCAGCAATCCAGAAGATTACCACAGATCTATCCGCCATTCCTCTATTCAAGAATGA
- the IRF4 gene encoding interferon regulatory factor 4 isoform X1: MNLEGGGRGGEFGMSAVSCGNGKLRQWLIDQIDSGKYPGLVWENEEKSIFRIPWKHAGKQDYNREEDAALFKAWALFKGKFREGIDKPDPPTWKTRLRCALNKSNDFEELVERSQLDISDPYKVYRIVPEGAKKGAKQLTLEDPQMSMSHPYTMTTPYPSLPAQQVHNYMMPPLDRSWRDYVPDQPHPEIPYQCPVTFGPRGHHWQGPACENGCQVTGTFYACAPPESQAPGVPTEPSIRSAEALAFSDCRLHICLYYREILVKELTTSSPEGCRISHGHTYDASNLDQVLFPYPEDNGQRKNIEKLLSHLERGVVLWMAPDGLYAKRLCQSRIYWDGPLALCNDRPNKLERDQTCKLFDTQQFLSELQAFAHHGRSLPRFQVTLCFGEEFPDPQRQRKLITAHVEPLLARQLYYFAQQNSGHFLRGYDLPEHISNPEDYHRSIRHSSIQE; this comes from the exons ATGAACCTGGAGGGCGGCGGCCGAGGCGGAGAGTTCGGCATGAGCGCGGTGAGCTGCGGCAACGGGAAGCTCCGCCAGTGGCTGATCGACCAGATCGACAGCGGCAAGTACCCCGGGCTGGTGTGGGAGAACGAGGAGAAGAGCATCTTCCGCATCCCCTGGAAGCACGCGGGCAAGCAGGACTACAACCGCGAGGAGGACGCCGCGCTCTTCAAG GCTTGGGCACTGTTTAAAGGAAAGTTCCGAGAAGGCATCGACAAGCCGGACCCTCCCACCTGGAAGACGCGCCTGCGGTGCGCTTTGAACAAGAGCAATGACTTTGAGGAACTGGTTGAGCGGAGCCAGCTGGACATCTCAGACCCATACAAAGTGTACAGGATTGTTCCTGAGGGAGCCAAAAAAG GAGCCAAGCAGCTCACCCTGGAGGACCCGCAGATGTCCATGAGCCACCCCTACACCATGACAACGCCTTACCCTTCGCTCCCAGCCCAG CAGGTTCACAACTACATGATGCCACCCCTCGACCGAAGCTGGAGGGACTACGTCCCGGATCAGCCACACCCGGAAATCCCGTACCAATGTCCCGTGACGTTTGGACCCCGCGGCCACCACTGGCAAGGCCCAGCTTGTGAAAATG GTTGCCAGGTGACAGGAACCTTTTATGCTTGTGCCCCACCTGAGTCCCAGGCTCCCGGAGTCCCCACAGAGCCAAGCATAAGGTCTGCCGAAGCCTTGGCGTTCTCAG ACTGCCGGCTGCACATCTGCCTGTACTACCGGGAAATCCTCGTGAAGGAGCTGACCACGTCCAGCCCCGAGGGCTGCCGGATCTCCCATGGACATACGTATGACGCCAGCAACCTGGACCAGGTCCTGTTCCCCTACCCAGAGGACAATGGCCAGAGGAAAAACATTGAGAAGCTGCTGAGCCACCTGGAGAGGGGCGTGGTCCTCTGGATGGCCCCCGACGGGCTCTATGCGAAAAGACTGTGCCAGAGCAGGATCTACTGGGACGGGCCCCTGGCGCTGTGCAACGACCGGCCCAACAAACTGGAGAGAGACCAGACCTGCAAGCTCTTTGACACACAGCAGTTCTTGTCAG AGCTGCAAGCGTTTGCTCACCACGGCCGCTCCCTGCCAAGATTCCAGGTGACTCTATGCTTTGGAGAGGAGTTTCCAGACCCTCAGAGGCAAAGAAAGCTCATCACAGCTCAT GTAGAACCTCTGCTAGCCAGACAACTATATTATTTTGCTCAACAAAACAGTGGACATTTCCTGAGGGGCTACGATTTACCAGAACACATCAGCAATCCAGAAGATTACCACAGATCTATCCGCCATTCCTCTATTCAAGAATGA
- the IRF4 gene encoding interferon regulatory factor 4 isoform X3, with translation MNLEGGGRGGEFGMSAVSCGNGKLRQWLIDQIDSGKYPGLVWENEEKSIFRIPWKHAGKQDYNREEDAALFKAWALFKGKFREGIDKPDPPTWKTRLRCALNKSNDFEELVERSQLDISDPYKVYRIVPEGAKKGAKQLTLEDPQMSMSHPYTMTTPYPSLPAQQVHNYMMPPLDRSWRDYVPDQPHPEIPYQCPVTFGPRGHHWQGPACENDCRLHICLYYREILVKELTTSSPEGCRISHGHTYDASNLDQVLFPYPEDNGQRKNIEKLLSHLERGVVLWMAPDGLYAKRLCQSRIYWDGPLALCNDRPNKLERDQTCKLFDTQQFLSELQAFAHHGRSLPRFQVTLCFGEEFPDPQRQRKLITAHVEPLLARQLYYFAQQNSGHFLRGYDLPEHISNPEDYHRSIRHSSIQE, from the exons ATGAACCTGGAGGGCGGCGGCCGAGGCGGAGAGTTCGGCATGAGCGCGGTGAGCTGCGGCAACGGGAAGCTCCGCCAGTGGCTGATCGACCAGATCGACAGCGGCAAGTACCCCGGGCTGGTGTGGGAGAACGAGGAGAAGAGCATCTTCCGCATCCCCTGGAAGCACGCGGGCAAGCAGGACTACAACCGCGAGGAGGACGCCGCGCTCTTCAAG GCTTGGGCACTGTTTAAAGGAAAGTTCCGAGAAGGCATCGACAAGCCGGACCCTCCCACCTGGAAGACGCGCCTGCGGTGCGCTTTGAACAAGAGCAATGACTTTGAGGAACTGGTTGAGCGGAGCCAGCTGGACATCTCAGACCCATACAAAGTGTACAGGATTGTTCCTGAGGGAGCCAAAAAAG GAGCCAAGCAGCTCACCCTGGAGGACCCGCAGATGTCCATGAGCCACCCCTACACCATGACAACGCCTTACCCTTCGCTCCCAGCCCAG CAGGTTCACAACTACATGATGCCACCCCTCGACCGAAGCTGGAGGGACTACGTCCCGGATCAGCCACACCCGGAAATCCCGTACCAATGTCCCGTGACGTTTGGACCCCGCGGCCACCACTGGCAAGGCCCAGCTTGTGAAAATG ACTGCCGGCTGCACATCTGCCTGTACTACCGGGAAATCCTCGTGAAGGAGCTGACCACGTCCAGCCCCGAGGGCTGCCGGATCTCCCATGGACATACGTATGACGCCAGCAACCTGGACCAGGTCCTGTTCCCCTACCCAGAGGACAATGGCCAGAGGAAAAACATTGAGAAGCTGCTGAGCCACCTGGAGAGGGGCGTGGTCCTCTGGATGGCCCCCGACGGGCTCTATGCGAAAAGACTGTGCCAGAGCAGGATCTACTGGGACGGGCCCCTGGCGCTGTGCAACGACCGGCCCAACAAACTGGAGAGAGACCAGACCTGCAAGCTCTTTGACACACAGCAGTTCTTGTCAG AGCTGCAAGCGTTTGCTCACCACGGCCGCTCCCTGCCAAGATTCCAGGTGACTCTATGCTTTGGAGAGGAGTTTCCAGACCCTCAGAGGCAAAGAAAGCTCATCACAGCTCAT GTAGAACCTCTGCTAGCCAGACAACTATATTATTTTGCTCAACAAAACAGTGGACATTTCCTGAGGGGCTACGATTTACCAGAACACATCAGCAATCCAGAAGATTACCACAGATCTATCCGCCATTCCTCTATTCAAGAATGA